The stretch of DNA GCACATTCACTTCCCACCAACCCTCGCTTGCCCTCCGTGACAGGTGTAACGCTCTGTCCCTCTGGCACAGAGGTAACTTAAAACGACTTCttattttcccagtatttttccAAGCAGTCCCCTGTCTCAGTCTTGGGAAGGATACACCACAAGAAACTGTTCCCAGAAGAGGTATAGACAAGGTCAGTTGCTTTGGGGGGCAGCAGCCATGTGGCTGTAGCCAGGCTGTTTGTGACCTACACCACAGGTTATGTCCTGACACTTCCACAGATCTCATCTGGGAGAATTCCACTCTCCGTCAGAGCTGCAGGATTTCCACCATAGTCCCAACACTTCTAATTTTGGCCATTCCAAAAAGGGGATTGGTAGAAGACACCCAGTACAAGGAGGTCTCTGCAGCCCTAACCTAGACAAagcctctcttctccagccaTCCTACCCTCTGATCATTCTCATCTGGTTTATTCCTGTCACATGACCTCCAGGGTCTTAGGAATTCAAGACAGTTCTGTTTTCACGTCCATGGCATCAAACACCTGTCCCTGTCAGCTGAAGGGTCTAAAGAAATGCCCACTTTGATAGAGAAGCTGTAAAAACTGGCAGTGAACTTGCTGCTTGCCTTGAAACTCTGGAGGGAGAGCCCTCCACCACAGCCCTAAGGTCACCTTGCTGAAAAGCATCTCCATCCCTGATGCTTGCTCGGCTCATTGCTCACATTGCTCTCACCATCAGCAACTATCACACCATGCCCAGGGCAGCCGGAGCCCACTGGATCCACCCTCCCGTCTCTGTATGAAAGATGCCAAGACTGTTCACCAAATTACTAATAATTCTCAAGGGTTACTTGCTTGGAACTTGCTACGGTGCTAATGTAATGTGTGCAGTGCAATGTGTGGATTATGGCTAAAAGAGGGATGATAGAATTCTTCTGAGTACACAGTCTCCTTGTAAATTAaattcctcccctcctttcAGTATCTTGGAACTCTGTGAAAAGAGTTTGGTGACACACTGAAGGACAAATTAAATGCCAACAGTGACACAGATgcaaaaaaccagaatttgGGAAACAATGCAATGCAATAAATTGCCAGTGCAAGCTAGCTTAACCACAAAAGGCTTTATCTGCTTGTGCGTGCTTTCAGcttgaagacagaaaaatgatggatgaaaattttaaattagctATTTGATCTTTATCAAAGCACAAAGGAATTTAAATAATAGTGTAACCTatgtttttaatgagaattaaGAATTTATGAGAGCAAAAACAGAATCCAAAAGAATTCAAAGTCTGAGTAGAAACTACTACCCTTCCTCCCAGGCAttagaaacaaatgttttcttttatgaagGGACCATAGGAAACTTTTTGGCTCTCTTCAGAGCATTCAGTATTAAGCAATGCTTTTATGAACAGGCATGGCTGGGTTGTTGATGGGTCAAGGCTTCATAAGGCCAAGTATTTATGGTATTTGGGGCTCTGAGGGCAACCAGAAGGAAACCACATGGCTGCAACAGAAAGCTACACAAAGGCAACTGGAGGGCCCTGGGGAAGAGACcggatttttatttttagcaaagaaGCTACGTGAAGtgcaataaaggaaaataaactacaTGTTCAAAATGATGCAAACAAAAAGTAGGCTTGATCAATAAAGTGGAATCGTGAGATTTTAATGCTGGAGTGAACTCAGCTCTTGGATTAGGAGTGCAAGGATGGAACTTAAAAGAGCTGGGCAACTCAGGTATtcttaaaaaacagaaacaccAAGAGGAACTACATTACTAACTCGGTCTGAGCAAACTATGGTCTTGGCCACCACAGTCACACTACGTTCCCCCATGAGAAAATGGCAGGACAGCCACAGAGGAAGGAAGATGTGCCCAAAGAGCATTGCCAAAGGCTCGCTTGCCTGTCATCTGGTGCTCTACCTCAAAAGGAATGGCTTTTTGTCATAAATCCAATGAGGAATAAACAGACAGCCCTGCAGAGATACGACATGAAGCAGTGCTCCTGTGAGAGCctgtttgtttgacttttgCTTAAAGCCAGAAATGACATTTTGGTTACACAGATCATCTCccagagaaataaatgaaagcatttttcaacTCTCATCAGAAAGACGAGTTTGGGTGAAGCACTTACATACTGATCAGATGTGGAAACTTTAATGCCATATTTGGAAACTCCCATAATAAACTCCTCTTCACCTGGAACAAAAGGTAACTTTCCATCTTGCTTTggagggaaacaaacaaaagcctttAGTGCAGACAGAACATGAACAATGAAGATATGTAACAGAAAATATGTGTACTTAGGTCCTCTGGATCAGCACCACTGCAACTCCTGCTCAGATTGTGCTGTGTGGGGTCTGCCCACCACTCATGCACTCGCCCAGTCTCTTGAAGTTATGTGAAATGTACTGTGGGGAGACTGGACACTAGGAGGCATTTCTTTACTGGCAGGGTGAccagacactggaacaggcttcctgAACAGGGTGTTGATGCCCCAAACCAGTCAAGTGTTAAAGAGGCATTTAGACAATGCCCTTAACAACACATTTAACTGTTTGTCAGCCCTGAAGTAGTCGGTCAGTTGGACCAGTGGTCactgtgggtcccttccagcagaAACACTCTATTCCATTCTGTTCTGTTCTACTCCAAATATTACATGGTTCCAGAAAGGAATTTATCATCTCAGGGGAGAGTTTGTCCCTGTGGTCAAATCAGGTCAGCTGAAAAATCATGCATGGCCTATCGTGCTGCACTGACCCAAGGTGATCTATATTCCACACTGGCAGCACTTTTGCTGTTTGGCTGCAAAAATAGTTTTAGCGCATATTCAGATGCTTGAAATGTCAAGCTGCTGCATGATAAACAGacattctgtgcttttaaaaagatataATCAGCTACCTAATGAGAACAACCAGTTATGGCTTTTAGTACAAAAATAAGTACAAGCAACCAGAGTTTGGCAAGGATGACCCAAATATTATTCAGGTTCTTTGGGCACAGGCTCTTGAGTGATTGCAAGCAGAAACTTTACATTTTCCTCTATGGGAAAACTACAGTACTGAAGAAATCTGGGGGAGATATTCCTTCCTGCATACTAATCCTAATTGTGCTGAAGGCAATGTAACAGCCTTCAGCTGGGACTTGTTCAGTAAGGACTGATGAAAAGGGCCTTGGCTCTGAGCCTGCTTCTGCAGAATGGTTCTCTGGGTGCATCTTCTCCAGTTACTTAAAATTATAGAACTGAGTGTGATGGCTTTTGAGATTCATGGGGTAATGGTTAAGTATACCACTTTCTTCAAGTAAGTCTAAAATTTACAGATGTCAGACCACAGGataaatgaaagaaacacaCCTAAGCTTAAGATGTTTTGACATTGTTGGTATTGCCTTTTGTAACCCACTTACCTGTGCAACATCTATGTAATTTATCAAGTCCAGTGGCCCTTCAAGACTTTTGCTCTCAttgtatttcaatttttcaatGGCACCAACATATTTAACTCTGAATTCTGCACATGTATCAGAATTACTATTGCTTTGTCCTgcaacaaagtaaaacaaagccATTCTGAAGACTTCTAGAACTGTAACACTGTTCTAATTGCTGTTAACAGGGCTAACATACTAAATTCCCTAATTTTGCAGACTTTCATCAAACACTTACCATGGTATATTAACTCCTCTTAATTGAACTCTCCTGAGTTGATTTAGAACAGACCTTGGTAAAGGTAACAGTTTCATTTGAATCCATGATACAGCACTGTTTATACCAATTCAAATTTGGAGTTAACAACCTTGAATCAGAAAACATAGAATAGCTGGTTCTACTTTTCAATATCTATTTGTTTCAAATTAACTGTTTGGTCCAACAGTGATACACTGTAATTTGGTGACTAAAACCAAGTACAATCAAAccttatttccattattttggTGGAAATgtaaactcagaaaagcagaaaagttaTCCAAAAAGCTGTACCAGATTTATGCTGGTAACAGACTGGTAATACAActaaatttttcttcctcagacaCTTTACTTTGAAAACAGTAACTTAATCCTAGATGAATCATTAGTAAACTTAGAGGCCTAGGGCTGTGCCTGTATTAGTCACCAAGCTACCTAACAGATTCACTCAGTATTACTGAAAGTAACTATTTTCAgctttcccattttctgctgttttataCAAACACAAAGTTAATCCTGCTCCACCCATATCTGCCCAAGATCTGATTACATACCTGAACTTTTTGTGGAGTCTGTATCTAGACTGGCCACAGTACTAGACCTGGAAAGTCCCCCAAGACTGGAATCTacagactaagaaaaaaaaaatcagcataatCAGAAAGTTACTGCAAATGTATTAACAATGCACTTCTAGGTGTCCTGCCTcaactcttttttaaaaaaatctactgcTTATGTTCTAGTTACTTCAGAAGCACTgcaaaatgggaaggaaaaaacagtaccacctgtttctttcctgaagtTATCTTTCTGCCTCCGTGTAGACTGGACTGATAAAAGTTCATCAGGAACCCTTGAGAAGtcaaagttattttgaaagaaggaggaaatgacagaaaaagagaaaatgaaccTTAAGGTTGTGtccagagaaaaagggaaaatgaatgtTAGGGTCATGTCCAAAATTTTCTGGTACTGCATTTTAACCTGAAGAAATTGACAACTACATGCTAGTCACCAATACTTGAAATAAGATAGCAGTGCAGGGGAAATGAAACAGCACCTTGGAAAATCCAGAATAACTGAATCATTCTAAAACCTATCAGACAAAATGAACACATTATTCAAAATTAAGAATACTTTTAGAGATACTGAGAAACCAACAAGTACTGAAGAATAAACTCATTCTTGGTACCTAGAACCAGGCACTgtctttaaagacaaaatttaagaaaaaatgtacTAATTTTTCCTCCAAACCTTACTGTGTGCTACCAGAAAAATCTTGTGTTTGTGCATTTCACTGTGGAAGTGACTGAGTATTCATCTCAAAATAAATGGGCTTTATGATGGATAGGTATTTTTAACTCTCAAAACACAATCTGAGGAAATGAAGTAGAAAGTTCTCTTTGTGGAACATGGCATTTTATGGAAATCCCATCCTCCCATCAGTGCAAGTAAACCACTGAACTGTTAACTTGCAACAAACCAAAGTGCTTCCCAAAGAGAATAAACACCACATTCAGCTTACCT from Corvus cornix cornix isolate S_Up_H32 chromosome 3, ASM73873v5, whole genome shotgun sequence encodes:
- the ITGB1BP1 gene encoding integrin beta-1-binding protein 1 isoform X1, which translates into the protein MFRKGKKRHSSSSSQSSEISTKSKSVDSSLGGLSRSSTVASLDTDSTKSSGQSNSNSDTCAEFRVKYVGAIEKLKYNESKSLEGPLDLINYIDVAQQDGKLPFVPGEEEFIMGVSKYGIKVSTSDQYDVLHRHALYLIVRMVCYDDGLGAGKSLLALKTTDAASEECSLWVYQCNSLEQAQSICKVLSTAFDSVLMSEKS
- the ITGB1BP1 gene encoding integrin beta-1-binding protein 1 isoform X2; translated protein: MFRKGKKRHSSSSSQSSEISTKSKSVDSSLGGLSRSSTVASLDTDSTKSSGQSNSNSDTCAEFRVKYVGAIEKLKYNESKSLEGPLDLINYIDVAQQDGKLPFVPGEEEFIMGVSKYGIKVSTSDQYDVLHRHALYLIVRMVCYDDGLGAGKSLLALKTTDAASEECSLWEQAQSICKVLSTAFDSVLMSEKS